Proteins encoded within one genomic window of Aquarana catesbeiana isolate 2022-GZ linkage group LG03, ASM4218655v1, whole genome shotgun sequence:
- the LOC141132522 gene encoding insulin-like growth factor 2 mRNA-binding protein 3-B, translated as MNKLYIGNLSENVSPPDLENLFKESKIPFTGQFLVKTGYAFVDCPDENWAMKAIDTLSGKVELHGKVIEVEHSVPKRQRSRKLQIRNIPPHLQWEVLDSLLAQYGTVENCEQVNTDTETAVVNVTYANKEHARQGLEKLNGYQLENYSLKVTYIPDEMAAQQPPTQQLQSQPQQQQHPQGRCGFGQRGPPRQGSPGAAARPKPQSEVPLRMLVPTQFVGAIIGKEGATIRNITKQTQSKIDIHRKENAGAAEKPITIHSTPEGCSTACKIIMEIMQKEAQDTKFTEEIPLKILAHNNFVGRLIGKEGRNLKKIEQDTDTKITISPLQDLTLYNPERTITVKGSIEACAKAEEEIMKKIRESYENDIAAMNLQAHLIPGLNLNALGLFPPSSSGMPPPSVGVSSPTTSAAYPPFGQQPESETVHLFIPALAVGAIIGKQGQHIKQLSRFAGASIKIAPAEGPDAKLRMVIITGPPEAQFKAQGRIYGKLKEENFFGPKEEVKLEAHIKVPSYAAGRVIGKGGKTVNELQNLTSAEVVVPRDQTPDENDQVVVKITGHFYASQLAQRKIQEILAQVRRQQQQQQKTAQSGQPQPRRK; from the coding sequence atgaacaagCTGTACATCGGAAACCTCAGCGAGAACGTCAGCCCACCGGATCTAGAAAATCTCTTCAAGGAGTCGAAGATCCCGTTCACCGGCCAGTTTCTGGTCAAGACTGGATACGCGTTTGTGGACTGCCCCGATGAGAATTGGGCGATGAAGGCCATCGATACCCTATCAGGGAAAGTGGAGCTGCATGGCAAAGTTATAGAAGTTGAGCATTCGGTCCCCAAAAGGCAGAGGAGTCGGAAGCTACAGATCCGAAATATTCCACCTCATCTGCAGTGGGAGGTTCTGGACAGCCTCTTAGCCCAATATGGAACAGTGGAAAACTGTGAGCAAGTGAACACTGACACAGAGACTGCAGTAGTGAACGTAACATATGCCAATAAAGAACACGCTAGACAGGGGCTTGAAAAGTTAAACGGATACCAGCTCGAAAACTATTCCCTTAAAGTGACTTATATTCCTGATGAGATGGCAGCCCAGCAACCACCCACCCAACAGCTACAGTCTCAGCCGCAGCAGCAGCAGCATCCTCAAGGGAGATGTGGGTTTGGTCAAAGAGGACCGCCAAGGCAAggttctcctggggctgctgcaaGACCTAAACCCCAGTCCGAGGTCCCACTGCGTATGCTGGTTCCTACACAGTTTGTAGGAGCCATTATTGGAAAGGAGGGTGCCACAATCAGAAATATTACTAAACAGACTCAGTCAAAAATTGATATTCACCGTAAAGAAAATGCTGGTGCTGCGGAGAAACCCATTACTATTCACTCAACTCCCGAAGGCTGTTCAACAGCTTGTAAAATAATTATGGAAATCATGCAGAAGGAAGCTCAGGATACCAAATTCACTGAAGAGATTCCCTTAAAAATTTTAGCACATAACAACTTTGTTGGCCGTCTCATCGGCAAAGAAGGGcgaaacctgaagaaaattgaGCAGGATACAGACACAAAAATCACAATTTCTCCACTGCAGGACTTGACACTATATAATCCTGAGCGGACTATTACAGTAAAAGGCAGCATTGAGGCGTGTGCCAAAGCCgaggaagaaataatgaaaaaaatcagGGAGTCCTACGAAAATGATATTGCAGCTATGAATCTACAAGCTCACTTGATCCCTGGATTAAACCTGAACGCATTGGGTCTCTTTCCACCTTCTTCTTCGGGCATGCCACCTCCATCTGTTGGAGTGTCTTCACCGACAACCTCTGCTGCTTATCCACCATTTGGGCAACAACCCGAATCTGAAACCGTTCATCTATTCATCCCAGCATTAGCTGTTGGAGCAATTATTGGCAAGCAAGGACAACACATCAAGCAACTTTCACGTTTTGCTGGAGCTTCTATCAAGATTGCTCCAGCAGAGGGACCAGATGCCAAACTGAGGATGGTGATTATCACTGGACCACCAGAAGCCCAGTTTAAGGCTCAAGGAAGGATTTATGGTAAACTTAAAGAAGAAAACTTCTTTGGACCCAAGGAAGAAGTAAAACTTGAGGCTCATATTAAAGTTCCTTCATATGCCGCTGGCCGTGTTATTGGCAAGGGAGGCAAAACTGTTAATGAGCTACAGAATCTTACAAGTGCTGAAGTAGTTGTGCCCCGTGATCAAACCCCAGATGAAAATGATCAAGTGGTTGTTAAAATAACAGGTCACTTTTATGCAAGCCAGCTTGCACAGAGGAAAATTCAGGAAATACTGGCTCAGGTAAGAagacaacagcagcagcagcagaagacggCGCAAAGTGGACAGCCCCAACCGAGACGAAAATAA